Proteins from a genomic interval of Clostridium sp. 'deep sea':
- a CDS encoding 4Fe-4S double cluster binding domain-containing protein: protein MINLLKQEVIKQGDKASILAVNRLKDLKQDIDRFKEQNKLNKFQKYIVNNIYNFDVPTVDFNVQSIIIIAVPRPMYANVEFIYQGKSYKLKSLVISNMNNENAFIETEKYLTNLLSPQGYHIKLAPNLPYKRVAARSGLATYGRNNICYVAGMGSSLTLVAYYSDVPCLKDDWTIVKKSPSCTNCKACINSCPTNAIKEHKFLIDNDKCLSYFNESPREFPEWIPLSAHHCIYDCLKCQIICPMNKNYINNIIGPIKFTEQETEIILSQVNYQEFDSQLRRKVDILGMKDWLKAIPRNLLVLFKAYDRICK, encoded by the coding sequence TTGATTAATTTATTAAAACAAGAGGTTATTAAACAAGGTGACAAAGCGAGCATACTAGCTGTAAACAGGCTTAAAGATTTAAAGCAAGATATTGATAGATTTAAAGAGCAAAACAAACTAAATAAATTCCAAAAATACATAGTCAATAATATTTATAACTTCGATGTACCTACAGTGGATTTTAATGTGCAATCAATTATAATAATAGCAGTGCCAAGGCCCATGTATGCTAATGTTGAGTTTATATACCAAGGTAAAAGTTATAAACTAAAAAGCTTAGTTATATCTAATATGAACAATGAAAATGCCTTTATAGAAACTGAAAAATACTTAACTAATTTACTTTCACCACAGGGTTACCATATTAAACTGGCACCTAATCTACCTTATAAACGGGTAGCTGCCCGAAGTGGATTAGCCACTTATGGCAGAAATAATATTTGTTATGTAGCTGGAATGGGTAGTTCATTAACCTTAGTGGCTTATTATAGTGATGTTCCTTGTTTAAAAGACGATTGGACTATAGTTAAAAAATCTCCTAGCTGTACTAATTGCAAAGCTTGTATTAATAGTTGCCCTACAAATGCCATTAAGGAACATAAGTTTTTAATTGATAACGATAAATGTTTGTCTTACTTTAATGAAAGTCCTCGAGAATTTCCTGAATGGATACCACTATCCGCACATCACTGTATTTATGATTGTTTAAAATGTCAAATTATTTGTCCAATGAATAAAAATTATATTAACAATATTATAGGTCCAATAAAATTTACAGAACAAGAAACAGAAATAATACTATCTCAAGTAAATTATCAAGAATTTGATTCTCAGCTACGGAGAAAAGTTGATATTTTAGGTATGAAGGATTGGCTTAAAGCTATTCCGAGAAATCTATTAGTTTTGTTTAAAGCCTACGATAGAATATGCAAATGA
- a CDS encoding carboxypeptidase-like regulatory domain-containing protein, with protein MPLVDIYKIKASETVDITGREENNISLALELNGGATGGTVLGTVSDLQGNPIKDATVKLCLTDLSTFKHSKTNPKGSYSFNNIPVGSYLITAKKDDYLLPSAITVSVNANRTSTVNLILVSDPYANLNVIFGIVHNSQGNKAIEDVFVQLFERVSGVEEYKGYSKTNDSGQYFFTQLNDGTYYTKASKEGFFSNHSADLELSDKEYSKIDLTLTEDPNSNTGIICGVITDKSTGNVIADCDVALYEIVGEDEYLIRVMHTNLEGQYLFGSIQPGQYKVKATLQVEI; from the coding sequence ATGCCTTTAGTAGATATATATAAAATTAAAGCTAGTGAAACCGTTGATATTACTGGAAGAGAAGAAAATAATATAAGCTTGGCATTAGAATTAAACGGTGGGGCAACTGGTGGAACTGTTTTAGGAACAGTTTCGGATTTACAGGGAAATCCAATTAAAGATGCCACTGTTAAATTATGTTTAACTGATTTATCAACTTTTAAACATTCTAAAACTAATCCAAAAGGAAGTTATTCCTTTAATAATATTCCTGTGGGTTCATACCTTATAACTGCTAAAAAAGATGATTATTTATTACCATCTGCAATTACTGTTTCAGTAAATGCAAATAGAACCTCAACAGTAAATCTAATTTTAGTAAGTGATCCTTATGCAAATTTAAATGTAATATTTGGGATTGTGCATAATAGTCAAGGAAATAAAGCCATTGAAGATGTTTTTGTTCAATTATTTGAGCGTGTTAGTGGTGTTGAAGAGTACAAGGGATATTCTAAAACTAATGATTCAGGTCAATATTTTTTCACTCAACTTAATGATGGAACTTACTATACAAAAGCTTCTAAAGAAGGATTTTTCAGCAACCATTCTGCTGATTTAGAGCTATCAGACAAAGAGTATTCCAAAATAGACTTAACATTAACAGAAGATCCAAACTCTAATACGGGTATAATATGTGGTGTAATTACTGATAAAAGTACTGGTAATGTAATTGCAGATTGTGACGTAGCCTTATATGAAATAGTAGGTGAAGATGAGTATTTAATTAGAGTAATGCATACTAATTTAGAAGGTCAATATTTATTTGGTAGTATTCAGCCTGGACAATATAAAGTAAAAGCAACTCTACAAGTTGAGATATAA
- a CDS encoding carboxypeptidase-like regulatory domain-containing protein yields MISNVYKIAHSPIITMPSLGEARVDLQLERINPIPVYIINIKGCVRSYSRRLPRARVYLYDCKGNKVCKAITNYKGYYRITSKLPAGLYKIFATHYKYKRSKVKFIKVTKSENIKICFYLCRRKWHALRCIF; encoded by the coding sequence ATGATTAGTAATGTCTATAAAATTGCACACAGCCCTATCATAACTATGCCTTCATTAGGTGAAGCTAGAGTTGACTTACAGCTCGAAAGAATTAATCCTATACCTGTATACATTATTAATATCAAAGGCTGTGTTAGAAGCTACTCAAGACGGTTACCAAGAGCAAGAGTATACTTGTATGATTGTAAAGGCAATAAAGTTTGTAAAGCTATAACAAACTATAAGGGCTATTACCGTATAACTAGTAAGCTGCCTGCTGGCCTATATAAAATATTTGCAACACATTATAAATATAAACGTTCAAAGGTAAAATTTATTAAGGTTACTAAATCAGAAAACATAAAAATTTGTTTCTATTTATGTCGTAGAAAATGGCATGCTCTACGTTGTATATTTTGA
- a CDS encoding phosphotransferase: MTKPYLNLVEKALNYYNITVESYDYLTEATNIFYKVITKDQKKYVLKIFQEESSSLQDNLAEQLLLTIIADKTDLSVPEIVLAKDGRGILQIAYAEEAVLKRVALYKWVAGEEYKGRESYDAFTKIGEITAKLHKATLGAVIPPYIKPKKWDKVFYYQDEIAVYKQEKYSDIINDEYIQIMDRVIPILNTQLKKLYQNSKPQLIHGDINPWNIRIHNGEVFLLDFEEAMLALPIHDIAIHLFYYKYNTDLNYSFVKESFIKGYNKVLSLPKINEDIIEMLMTARRVNFLNYILTVSDNPKEYIRVNIPRVKDFLQKYD; encoded by the coding sequence ATGACAAAACCTTATCTGAACCTTGTTGAAAAGGCCTTAAACTATTACAACATAACCGTTGAATCATATGACTATTTAACAGAAGCAACAAATATATTTTATAAAGTAATTACTAAAGATCAAAAAAAATATGTTCTAAAAATTTTTCAAGAAGAATCTAGCTCTTTACAAGATAACCTAGCTGAGCAGTTGTTACTAACTATAATTGCTGATAAAACAGATCTTTCAGTTCCTGAAATAGTTTTAGCTAAAGATGGTAGGGGTATTTTACAAATAGCTTATGCAGAAGAGGCTGTGTTAAAACGAGTAGCTCTTTATAAATGGGTAGCTGGTGAAGAGTATAAAGGCAGAGAGTCTTATGATGCTTTTACTAAGATTGGCGAAATTACAGCAAAACTACATAAAGCCACCCTCGGAGCTGTTATTCCTCCTTATATTAAGCCTAAAAAGTGGGATAAGGTATTTTATTATCAAGATGAAATAGCGGTATATAAACAAGAAAAGTATAGTGATATAATTAATGATGAATACATACAAATTATGGATAGGGTTATACCCATATTAAATACCCAGTTAAAAAAGTTATATCAAAATAGTAAACCTCAATTAATCCACGGAGATATTAACCCTTGGAATATTAGAATTCATAATGGAGAAGTATTTTTACTAGATTTTGAAGAAGCAATGTTAGCCTTACCTATTCATGATATAGCAATTCATTTATTTTATTATAAATATAATACTGATTTAAACTATTCATTTGTAAAAGAATCATTTATAAAAGGTTACAATAAGGTACTGTCTTTACCAAAGATAAATGAAGATATTATAGAGATGCTCATGACAGCAAGAAGAGTTAATTTTTTAAACTATATCTTAACCGTTAGTGATAATCCTAAAGAGTATATTAGGGTTAATATTCCGCGAGTTAAGGATTTTTTACAAAAGTATGATTAA
- a CDS encoding ECF transporter S component: MKRTTTSQLVTASLLLAIGILVPMIFHVFGVAGQTFLPMHIPIIIGGYILAPQLAFILGLLTPLLSSFLTSMPVLFPIAIIMMVELSCYGITISVLTKVFKQNTMVTLIIAMVVGRIMAGLTVYCLVLLFNIKMNPLLYVKAALITGLPGIIIQLILIPVLLQALKKIKILK, encoded by the coding sequence ATGAAAAGAACTACAACCTCTCAGCTTGTAACCGCATCACTTTTGTTGGCTATAGGTATATTGGTACCTATGATTTTTCATGTTTTTGGAGTAGCTGGTCAAACCTTTTTACCTATGCATATCCCTATTATCATAGGGGGATATATTTTGGCTCCTCAGTTGGCGTTTATTTTAGGTTTACTAACACCTTTACTTAGCAGTTTTTTAACATCAATGCCAGTATTGTTTCCCATAGCAATTATTATGATGGTGGAATTATCGTGTTATGGCATAACAATTTCTGTGTTAACTAAAGTATTTAAACAAAACACTATGGTAACTCTTATTATAGCTATGGTAGTTGGTAGAATAATGGCAGGTTTAACAGTGTATTGTTTAGTTCTGTTGTTCAACATAAAAATGAACCCTTTACTGTATGTTAAAGCGGCCCTTATTACAGGATTACCTGGTATAATTATTCAGCTTATTTTAATACCAGTATTATTACAGGCCCTAAAGAAGATTAAAATACTTAAGTAA
- a CDS encoding DUF1893 domain-containing protein, which produces MNKQLTDLEIAKDLLYQENLTICIVKNGSVIHKSNQKGIYPMYEAITEKYQQLGGASVADRVIGRAAAMLNVYANTQDVFSEIVSKSAETILHNNEINLSYNQSVPYIKNRSQDDLCPIEKISSKVADTDYVILMSKIKEFLISVKILQEN; this is translated from the coding sequence ATGAACAAACAGTTAACTGATTTAGAAATAGCAAAAGATTTATTGTATCAAGAAAATTTAACTATCTGTATAGTTAAAAATGGTTCAGTAATTCACAAAAGTAATCAAAAAGGAATTTACCCTATGTATGAGGCAATTACTGAAAAATATCAGCAATTAGGGGGAGCTTCGGTGGCCGATAGAGTAATAGGCAGGGCTGCTGCTATGCTAAATGTATACGCAAATACTCAAGATGTGTTTTCGGAAATAGTATCAAAAAGCGCTGAAACAATATTACATAATAATGAAATTAATTTATCTTATAATCAATCGGTACCCTATATTAAAAATAGAAGCCAAGATGATTTATGCCCTATCGAAAAAATATCCTCTAAGGTAGCTGATACTGATTATGTAATTTTAATGAGCAAAATAAAAGAGTTTTTAATCTCTGTAAAGATTCTACAGGAGAACTAA
- a CDS encoding ABC transporter ATP-binding protein, with protein MIYLLKTAWNYSGKDKWKVITYYILHGLSIGGELLKPYAFGRAINALQIYGVNNLKPTIMWLLLYLAGFFQFEVFHRIGQYFVVTVALKNQQRFIKTMYKKVYNLPLQWHVNHHTGDTVSRINVAALALRNFCYEQEVYLKYLILSVGPIVILFTLSWQIAVISLILTAINLVIIEAMNKAIQKIMYRQTEKQHLYSAKLVDFISNIKTIVSLKLLKTTAAELNSKFQNYYQECLNEFKINQPRCFIMGFGLIVTELIIIAYFLWSHKIYKVPIMVGSLVMIVNYYRQLSKSFFDFACSFYDTLRWKTALLSVKDIEDTAKKTSEKQANNGLVEWHKLKINKLNFSYNAKPALKDVNITLNKTSKVAIVGKSGSGKSTLLQVLAGFYKPLKVNLQIDNKEALISNITTNTILTSQDAELFENTVLYNITFALQTNNKELKQIIKIAQLQEVINKLPKGLNTSLAEKGLNLSGGEKQRIALARALFFAKNKQILLLDEVTSNIDAHNEKLIIQQILKHFNNNCVIFTLHRLHLLNMFDEIIVMDNGRIVEQGSLKELIKLNGYFNLLWQQYLLSGGE; from the coding sequence ATGATATATTTACTTAAAACAGCGTGGAATTATTCTGGTAAGGATAAATGGAAGGTAATTACCTACTATATATTGCACGGCCTTTCTATCGGCGGAGAGTTATTAAAACCTTATGCCTTTGGTAGGGCTATTAATGCTTTACAAATTTATGGTGTTAATAATTTAAAACCCACCATTATGTGGTTATTATTGTATTTAGCAGGCTTTTTTCAGTTTGAAGTATTTCATAGAATTGGTCAATACTTTGTGGTAACTGTTGCTCTTAAAAACCAACAGCGTTTTATTAAAACTATGTATAAAAAAGTATATAATCTGCCTCTACAATGGCATGTAAATCACCATACAGGAGACACAGTTAGTAGAATTAATGTTGCTGCACTTGCTTTAAGAAACTTTTGTTATGAGCAAGAGGTTTATTTAAAGTATTTAATATTATCTGTAGGTCCTATAGTTATTTTATTTACTTTGTCTTGGCAAATAGCTGTAATTAGCTTAATCTTAACAGCTATTAATTTAGTTATAATTGAGGCTATGAATAAAGCTATTCAAAAGATTATGTATAGACAAACAGAAAAACAACACCTCTATAGTGCTAAGTTGGTTGATTTTATCAGTAATATAAAAACAATAGTATCACTTAAATTGCTAAAAACAACAGCAGCTGAACTTAATAGTAAATTCCAAAACTATTATCAAGAGTGTTTAAACGAATTTAAAATTAATCAACCACGTTGTTTTATAATGGGCTTTGGCTTAATAGTTACGGAGCTTATTATTATTGCTTATTTTTTATGGAGCCATAAAATTTATAAGGTGCCAATTATGGTGGGAAGCTTGGTTATGATAGTTAATTACTACCGACAATTAAGCAAAAGCTTTTTTGACTTTGCCTGTAGTTTTTACGACACTCTACGCTGGAAAACTGCTTTATTATCAGTAAAAGACATTGAGGATACTGCAAAAAAGACCAGTGAAAAACAAGCAAATAATGGCTTAGTTGAATGGCATAAGCTAAAAATTAATAAACTAAACTTTAGCTATAATGCTAAACCTGCTCTTAAAGATGTTAACATAACTCTAAACAAAACAAGCAAAGTAGCAATTGTAGGAAAAAGTGGTTCGGGTAAAAGTACTCTTTTGCAAGTACTAGCAGGATTTTATAAACCTTTAAAAGTTAATTTGCAAATAGATAACAAAGAAGCTCTAATAAGTAATATAACTACCAACACTATTTTAACATCACAAGATGCAGAGTTATTCGAAAACACCGTTTTATATAACATAACTTTTGCATTACAGACTAACAATAAAGAATTAAAGCAAATTATTAAAATAGCTCAATTGCAAGAGGTTATTAATAAGTTACCTAAAGGTTTAAATACCAGTTTAGCAGAAAAGGGTTTAAACTTATCTGGTGGTGAAAAACAGCGTATTGCTTTAGCCAGAGCTTTGTTTTTTGCTAAAAATAAACAAATATTACTACTAGACGAAGTAACCAGTAATATAGATGCTCATAATGAAAAGCTGATTATCCAACAAATTCTAAAACACTTTAACAATAACTGTGTTATTTTTACTCTTCATCGTTTACACTTACTAAACATGTTTGATGAAATAATTGTAATGGATAACGGCAGAATTGTTGAGCAAGGTAGTTTAAAAGAGTTAATTAAACTAAATGGTTATTTTAATTTACTGTGGCAACAGTATTTGCTGAGTGGTGGTGAGTAA